The following nucleotide sequence is from Nitrososphaerota archaeon.
CTGCTGGGTCTCGGAGTATCAAGCGCTGCCGGAGCTGGACTCTAACGCTGACGCCATCGCAATTCAGACCATTAAGCTGGAAAACGAGGGATGGGAAAGAGACGAGAGCGTGGCCGAGCCAACGGAGCAGTAAACCCGCCTAGTAACGGGCACGCGCTGGAAAATACAACTATCCTCCTTCCTCATGGAGTAATCAGTGGCCCGAAGACCACATGGGTCAGAACTGCGAAGCTTCGACAGCTAGTCGGTTACGACGAGCAGGCTCTTTATGAAATACCTTCAGACCTGCCCCTCCACAGCCGCGTCACGTCGCTTCTGGAGAGACTCGTTACGTTTGCAGACACCGATGAGGAAGAAACTAGAGCAATACTGAAGCAGATAAGTATCGGTGATAGAGTTGCGCTCCTGCTAAAGGCCAGAGAGTTGATTCTAGGCAATTCAATAAAGTGCACCATCACATGCGCTAGTTGCAGCGGGAATATTTCGCTGGATCTATCCGTACTAGATCTTCTGCAAAAGGAGTATTGCTCCTCTGATCCAAAACCTAGTTATGATTTAGAGGTAGATGGCTTCAGCCTGCAAATCAGGCCATTGACCGCTTGTGACCAAGACATACTTGTCGATAACATCAATTGCTCGCAAGACGTCTTGATGGAGATGCTGGTCAGATCGTGCATAGTCCACTCCGATCCGCATCTACCCGCATCAAGCCTACCAGATTCCCTGATCGGCGCTGTTAGCTCGGAGCTGGATGAAATCGATCCTCTGTCAGAAATAGTCCTGAACATAACGTGTCAAGAGTGCGCCCATACCTTCTTGGCCGTTTTCCCTGTTGAAAGTTATGTCCTCAGAGAACTAGGCGCGCACGGCGGCCAGCTCGAACAAGAAATCCACTGGCTGGCCTTTCACTACCATTGGAGCGAAAGAGAAATCCTATCCTTATCTGCAAAGAAGCGCAGAAGATATGTTGAGCTCATCAACGAAACGCTGGCAGGAGAGCACAAATGAGCTACCTCAAACGGCTAATAGACCGAACCCTGAATCCCGAGTCAGGATCAGCCAAAGTTAAGCCGGCAATCACCCCCGACTCAATCCCTGAAAACCTAGAAGTCAAAGTTCGCCCCAGCAGCAGACTCATGCGCACTCCACCGCCAGAACCGACAACGCCTAAATTAGTACAAGCAACCCCGAGCACAGTAAAACAGCAGACTGATACTGCTTCAGACAAATCGTTACCAGATCCAAGAGAACGATCCCAACCCAGCAAACCACCAACCCCCCCTATGCCCAAGAACCCCATCGAATCCAGCTCTACTGCCGCAAAAGTGAACCATACTAAAACAACCCAATCGCAACCTAACCGCGATGACTGGCCTTTTCCACATGAGGCGACATCGAATCCTTTACCGCGAGACGATCCGCCCAGCAAGGAAGAAGCCAACGAAGAGAAAACATTTGATCTCGCTTCCAGCAAGCATACAACGAATTTAGCAGTTTCAGCCGAGAAGGAGGTCGAGCGTTCGCCCATCGAAGTGTCGTCAATCAACTCCCAAAACGGGGACACCCAAAAAGTGAAAGTGCAGCGGATACAAAATGATGTCGAGCCCGCGAAAATCGATGATAACACTAAATCAGAATCAAAACCGAGCAGAGTCAAAGCTGAGGCTCATGTCCAGACTCAGAGTGAACTAGATAGAAATGCGGAAAAGGAATCTCTGAGAGACGGAAACGCACCTACTCATCCGCCTCAGGAAGAGTTGCCTGTTGAACCTGTCAGGATTACAAGCGACCATAAAGACACCATTAATCCACGCATCATCAAGCAGGCAGCCCGACTAGAGCAGCTCGAAGGCGGCGCTGCACCTTTCGAGGAGCCCGGTTCTGTTGAACCCACAAACGCTGCGTCAGGAGATTTCCTCAACGAAACACCTGAACCTAGAAATCCACAGATAAAACCACCATCCAAACCAGATCACAAGATTGAGGCGGAGTCTGAGAAAAGAGTCCCCGAAGACATTGTCAACAAACAGGTGCTTCAAGAAAAGATTGAAGATGGAGATTTTAGCCCACAGGTTATGGCAGTGGCTCCTGTGATACATGAAACTAGATATCAAGCCGTACAAGAGCCTTCTGAAACGGTGGTTACGATAAACATAGGCCGGATCGAGGTAAGGTCAATAACGCCGACCAGTCCAGTAACCGAGTCTAAAGCGGAGTTCTCACCACCGCTCACGCTTAGCGATTATCTGAAGCGACGCGCGGAGGGAAAGAGAGGCTGAGCAACTCATACGCTATCGCGACAGTTACCGCCGCGCTTTCTCGTCTTCTTAAGGACGGAGCCGGTGTCGCGGTGACTGTTCAGTCACCTGAGGTGTCAAGTGAATCAGCGAGGCTGAACATATTCCTGTATCAAGTCACACCTAACCCCGGTTACCGTAATATAGATCTGCCGGCGCGCAGCTACAGTGGCGATCTGGTTCAGAAACAGCAGATAGGGCTGGATCTACACTACCTTTTCACCGCCTACGGTGATAAAAACGAGGAGTTTTCTGCGCAGAAGATTATAGCTGACGTAATTGGGGTGCTGCATGAAAACCCGTTTCTTGGCAAGGATCTTATCTATGATACTATAACTGCTGAAGGTTCAGATGTCAAGTCGCAACTCCCAGACATAGATCACTCTGATTTAGCAGATCAAATCGAGCTGGTCAAGATTACTATGCAAACCCTGTCACTAGAGGAGTTGACGAAGATATGGTCATCATTCTTCAAGACCGCATCTTACCGGTTGTCCGTGGCTTACAAGGCTACTGTTGTCTTGATAGATGGAAAGAAGGAGGCTGTTCCAACAATGCCTGTCAGAGACCGCACCCTCAACATAATATCGCCCAAGCAGCCAGAAATAACCGGTATCGATCCGCAGATGGTGACGTGGGACTCATCCGGCATGGAAATAGCTATCAATGGTAAAGACTTGAAGGCGGATGATGTTCGATTAGACTTCGGTGAAGGCGTTGACGTTGACAGCATGCCGACGCCCAAATCCGTATCAAATGAAAAATTGGTGGCGGAGATACCTGCATCCTCTACGGTAGGCATAAAGCAGGTGACGGTTATACATCCACTTTCGATCGGAATCCCAGAGACGCCTCATAAAGGCCCCATATCTAATACGGCGTTGTTCGCAGTGGTTCCGACCATCAAAAGCGTCACAGCAGCAGTCAAAAAAGGCGAGGATCTGGCAATCGAATTCGAGCCTGAGGTTGAACCGGATCAGGGCATTAGCGTCATTATTGGAAGGCTCAAACCGCTGAAAATGAGTTCCGAAGCGGCCGCGGCCTTTTCAACAATCTCTGTCACAATCCCTGAGGATTTTGACGCCGGCACATATCCCGTGCGGCTGAGGGTTGACGGTGCCGAAAGCCAGCCTACTGACACCATCGCTAACGACTATCACCGACCCACGGTGACAATAACAGATTGACTGACGTAGCGCCCGATGAGTGGAGCAAGGAGAATCAGGAGTATCTCGTCGAGTGCATAAACCAAGTCAAAACTACCCTTCACGACCATGTCGGCATGACTAAAGTGATTGACGCATACATCGCTAAGCTGCTTCCCGGCGAAAAACCGCGTTGGAATAATAAATCATCTCCACCTGCAATAGATCATCTCTGCACCATCTTCGGGCTGTCAGACTTTGAAAGATCGATTTTACTCCTCTGCGCCGCCGCAGAACTGGACTCCGAAGTGCCAACTCTGTGTGCCAAGGCACAGGGAAACCCTGCAGCAGCCTACCCTACGTTTTCACTTGCTCTCGCAGCGCTCCCTGACGCGCATTGGAGCGCCCTTACCCCCGCATCTCCTCTACGTCGATTCAAGTTAATCGGCCTCTATGGTTCTCCGCAAATGCCTATCACTAAATGTCAGCTCCAAATTGAGGAAAGGATACTGCACTACCTAACAGGAATCTCATACCTAGATCAGTCTCTTAGAGGATTAATGGAGTCGATACGAGCTGGCGCACCCTTGAGTGAGTCCCAGAAAAAGACTGGTGAGCTGATACTTCAGGAGTGGAAGCAAGGAAAGAGGCTTTTCAGCTTCCAGCTGACCGGGTCTGATGAAACAAGCAAGAAAATCGTTGCAAACTGGGTGTGTAACCAGCTAGGCCTCCAGCTCTGGCAAATGCCTAGCGAGCTCATACCCAGCAAACCTGAAGACGTAGAATCACTTGCTCAGCTCTGGACAAGAGAATCAGTGCTGTTTAACGCTGGCCTATACATTTCGTCGCCAGAGATTGAGCCAGCAACGCAAAAAACGGTTAAGCGGTTTGCGGAACGCTTAGACTGCGCGGTATTCCTCTCCACAACCGAGCAATGGCCAAGCCTCAACAGACCCACCATATCGCTTGAGGTGTCTAAACCAACAAAACCGGAGCAACGAAACTTCTGGAAATCTCTACTTGGCGGAGCAGTTCCTGCGGAGAACGCTGACCAACTCGACCTCGAGATCCTGAAGGTCGTTAACCAGTTTAACCTCAACGCGTCATCAATCGAATCAGCTGCTCTGGATGCAACCTTTGCGATTAGCCGCGGCGAAGATTTATCATCAGCCCTATGGTCTGCAAGTAGAAAGGTGGCTCGGCCTCGCCTGTCGGAGTTGGCGCAGCTAGTAGTACCAAAGGCAAAGATGGATGATCTTGTTTTACCGGAGAGGGAGAAGGAGCTGCTTCGCAGCATCATAGCGAACGTCAGGCAACGCTATCGCGTATACGAGGAGTGGGGTTTTAGCAAGGGCAGCGATAGAGGTCTCGGTATAACCGCTCTCTTCTCAGGGGTCAGCGGCACCGGCAAAACTATGGCGGCCGAGGTGCTTGCGGATGAGTTGAAGCTGGATCTCTTCAAAATTGATCTTTCGATGGTTGTAAACAAGTATGTGGGGGAGACTGAGAAGAACCTTAGAAAAATTTTTGATGCCGCCGAGGACGGTGGCGCGGTGCTGTTTTTCGATGAGGCTGACGCATTGTTTGGCAAGAGAAGCGAGGTTCGCGATAGCCACGATAGGTACGCTAACATAGAGATCGGCTATCTTCTTCAAAGAATGGAGGCGTATAGAGGACTTGCGATTCTGACAACAAACATGAAGAACGCCATAGACACCGCGTTCATGAGGCGCATCAGATTCGTTGTGAACTTTCCTTTCCCCGATGAAAAGAGCCGGAAGGAGATATGGCGAAAAGTTTTCCCTCCGTCAGTCCCGATCAACAAACTGAACTTCGACCTCCTCGCACAGCTGGATGTGACGGGCGGCCATATCCGCAACATAGCTCTCGGTGCATCATTCCTCGCAGCCGAAGAAGGAATACCGGTCAACATGAACCACATTAACCGCGCCGCCAAAGAAGAGTATAACAAGATGGAGCGCCCAATGCCCAATGCCAAGTTCGTGAGAGAATGAAGATTCAACTGAACATAGACGAACTAGTCCTCCAAGGATTCAGCAGAAACGACGCGGCCGATCTGGACAAACTTATCCGGGAAGAATTAACTAGTTTGATAAAAAAAGAAGGGCTGCCAACCAGCTTGCGAACCGGAGAAAAAAGGTCCCCCCAACTAGCCGGCAAATCGTTTGATATATCGCGTAACAGTAATGATTCGAAATCGCTTGGAACACATATCGCCAAGTCAATCTATAGAATCTTGAGTACAGGAGACTAACTGATGGATGGCGATAAGTAGACTTGGGTGAGTTCTATTGGGCAGAAAAGAGTGAAGCGGCATCTGACAGAGCTTGGAGGCCGACTACAGCGAAAACTGAACTTGAGTCGCTGCAAAATCAGCGTTATGATTGTCCACTTCCGAGCCCGGAATCAGGTACAGCGACTGAGGCTGTGGCACCGGCTGCTCATCCTTTCATTCAGGCAAAGCTGAACGTGAGTCAGCCAGACGATCCTTTTGAACAGGAGGCCGATAGTATAGCTAATCAAGTAATGGCGATTGGTAAAACTGTGTATAGCCAAGCATCTTCAGTTTCGCCAGATCTAAATCAAAACAGCTTTAACAAACACATAAACCTAGAAGGCAAGGAGAATCTGCAAAGACAATCGCTAAACGAGAATGTGACACTTCAGGCTAAGCAGCGCAGCTCTGAACGCTCATTCTCCACCAAGACCATGGAGAACGTTGCTAACGCGGTTAGAGGCGGCGGTCAACCGCTACCTGAATCTGAACGAGCCTTCTTTGAGCCTCGCTTTGGACATGACTTCAGCAAAGTACGTGTTCACACCGATGCGGAGGCTGCGGAGGTGGCGCGGGCTACAAATGCGCGGGCCTACACTCTAGGGCAAGATATCGTATTCGGAGAAAACGAGTACCGCCCGAGTACCGTTGAGGGGATGAGGCTGCTGGCGCATGAGTTAACCCATACCGTTCAGCAGGACAATATCTTTTACAGACAGACATCCACTATTGAAAAGAAAGAGATCGAGACACCTGACGTTCTGGCGAGGAAGATGCGCGAGGCTTTTAGGGGCGCAGGTACTGATGAGGACGAAGTTTACCGCATACTAGAATTTCCTGGTCCAACCGTCCGCGCCATGATAAATTACTATAACGATCATTACAACGATCACACTGGGAAAGGCTTGGTCGAGGATATATATGATGAATTCTCAGGTGATGAGCTGCAAAAAGCGTTAAGCTTACTCAATAAAGCTGAGATTGATAAAAACATAGATTACAGGACAACCCCTATCCCGTCTGCAGTTGCAGGAGAAGCCGGTAAGGTCTGGGTCGGACTTATAGTGAGAGGGAAGTGGTCTAAAGAGCACCACCCAGGAGTGATGGAGCAACACGCTGACGT
It contains:
- a CDS encoding DUF4255 domain-containing protein, whose translation is MTVQSPEVSSESARLNIFLYQVTPNPGYRNIDLPARSYSGDLVQKQQIGLDLHYLFTAYGDKNEEFSAQKIIADVIGVLHENPFLGKDLIYDTITAEGSDVKSQLPDIDHSDLADQIELVKITMQTLSLEELTKIWSSFFKTASYRLSVAYKATVVLIDGKKEAVPTMPVRDRTLNIISPKQPEITGIDPQMVTWDSSGMEIAINGKDLKADDVRLDFGEGVDVDSMPTPKSVSNEKLVAEIPASSTVGIKQVTVIHPLSIGIPETPHKGPISNTALFAVVPTIKSVTAAVKKGEDLAIEFEPEVEPDQGISVIIGRLKPLKMSSEAAAAFSTISVTIPEDFDAGTYPVRLRVDGAESQPTDTIANDYHRPTVTITD
- a CDS encoding DUF4157 domain-containing protein codes for the protein MGEFYWAEKSEAASDRAWRPTTAKTELESLQNQRYDCPLPSPESGTATEAVAPAAHPFIQAKLNVSQPDDPFEQEADSIANQVMAIGKTVYSQASSVSPDLNQNSFNKHINLEGKENLQRQSLNENVTLQAKQRSSERSFSTKTMENVANAVRGGGQPLPESERAFFEPRFGHDFSKVRVHTDAEAAEVARATNARAYTLGQDIVFGENEYRPSTVEGMRLLAHELTHTVQQDNIFYRQTSTIEKKEIETPDVLARKMREAFRGAGTDEDEVYRILEFPGPTVRAMINYYNDHYNDHTGKGLVEDIYDEFSGDELQKALSLLNKAEIDKNIDYRTTPIPSAVAGEAGKVWVGLIVRGKWSKEHHPGVMEQHADVVVPSAAGEMKTVGYFGDVGTGSSASSGMGLQGISADMNWFLTYRPYYVDLELAKLVDMKSSLILIKATQSQADTLSKYWEDLKADPGTFYILGANCSTAAAAGFEKASVTKEISGLDTPDNLFEQLRSEYKDAYMISGYYGYIKAGRKWAMVGGSPSLVDPGVGPWLGPFITEKILK
- a CDS encoding ATP-binding protein; its protein translation is MTDVAPDEWSKENQEYLVECINQVKTTLHDHVGMTKVIDAYIAKLLPGEKPRWNNKSSPPAIDHLCTIFGLSDFERSILLLCAAAELDSEVPTLCAKAQGNPAAAYPTFSLALAALPDAHWSALTPASPLRRFKLIGLYGSPQMPITKCQLQIEERILHYLTGISYLDQSLRGLMESIRAGAPLSESQKKTGELILQEWKQGKRLFSFQLTGSDETSKKIVANWVCNQLGLQLWQMPSELIPSKPEDVESLAQLWTRESVLFNAGLYISSPEIEPATQKTVKRFAERLDCAVFLSTTEQWPSLNRPTISLEVSKPTKPEQRNFWKSLLGGAVPAENADQLDLEILKVVNQFNLNASSIESAALDATFAISRGEDLSSALWSASRKVARPRLSELAQLVVPKAKMDDLVLPEREKELLRSIIANVRQRYRVYEEWGFSKGSDRGLGITALFSGVSGTGKTMAAEVLADELKLDLFKIDLSMVVNKYVGETEKNLRKIFDAAEDGGAVLFFDEADALFGKRSEVRDSHDRYANIEIGYLLQRMEAYRGLAILTTNMKNAIDTAFMRRIRFVVNFPFPDEKSRKEIWRKVFPPSVPINKLNFDLLAQLDVTGGHIRNIALGASFLAAEEGIPVNMNHINRAAKEEYNKMERPMPNAKFVRE